The window AATTCTGAAGAGGATTACTTAGCGGCAATTAATCGAGCAGTTAATGCAGGAGCGAAAATTATTATAACTCCTGGGTTATATTCTGGATTTGAAACTAAATATCCTCATGTTAAGTTTGTAATATTGGATGGATTAGAATCTTACAATAAAGAATCAGATTTAAAAGTTGCAAAAAATGCATTAACGATTTATTTTAATGAACACGAATCAGGATTTTTAGCAGGCTATGCCGCAGTCAAAGATGGATTTAGGAATTTAGGATTCATTGGTGGTGTTGCATTACCTACAGTTAAAAAGTTTGGTATTGGTTTTGTTGCTGGCGCTTACTATGCATCCTATGAACTAAATGAATCAATTATATTTGATCCAAATCATTACAATTATCTAGAAAATTTTTCTGCAAGTGATAAAGTCGTAACACTAGCTGAAAGTTATTATGATGCTGGGGTTGAAATTATACATGCGGCAGCGGGTGCGGCAAGTCATTCAGTAATTAAAGCCGCTGAAAATAAAAATGCTTGGGTGATTGGAGTAGATATTGATCAATCAAGAGAATCAAGTCGTGTTTTGACAAGTGCAATTAAAGGTATTGGAGCAGCAACATACCAAGCATTAGTTGCTTTCTATGAAAATAATTTAAGTGATGGCGAAGTTTGGCATTTAGGTGCTGATGACTTTGCAGTATCAATCCCATTTGAAAGTTCTCGATTTACAGACTTCAATTTTGATGATTATACAGAACTTTATCAAAAAATTATTAAACAAAAAATTCATGTGCCTTCAACGAAAGAAGAATTAACAACATTCTTGTTTGAATGTAGAAGATTTAATGAAGCATTAATTGAAAGAGTATAAAGAGGCTTAAGCGCCTCTTTTTATTTGATATAATGAAAATAGGAGGTTAAATTCATGCAAAAGAAAATTGGATTCATTGGATGCGGAAATATGGGTGAAGCAATCTTAAACGGTTTATTAAATCATAATCATATTCATGCTGAACAAATATATCTTCATACATTTAGGTATGAACGCATGATGGAATTAAAAGATAAATATCATGTAAACATAACTAAATCAAATGGAGATGTCGTAAAAGAATCTGATTACATTATTCTTGCAGTAAAACCTAATCTCTATGAATCAATTCTAAATGAGGTCAATGGTTTTTTAACTGAGAATAAAGTTATCATTAGTATTACACCATCTTTTACGATATCAGAACTCATAGGTTTAATGAAAGGCAAGGCTAAAGTTATTCGAACCATTCCTAATACATCATCATTCTATAATTTAGGTTTTACAGGAATCGTTTATGAAGAAAACGAAAATCAAGCATTTAAAGAAGAAATGAATACGTTCTTTAATTTGATTGGTAAATCAATAGAAATTACTGAAGATAAAATTGCTGTCTTAAGTTCATTATCTGGTTCATCTCCGGCCTTGATATATTTATTTACAAATGCATTTGTAAATTATGCTAAAGAAAATCAGTTTACAGAAAATGAAGCAAAGTTAATAATTAGTCAGGTTTTATTAGGTGCCTCTAAAATGATTGAATTATCTAATATAAATTTAAAAACTTTAGCAGAAAATGTATGTTCTCCAAATGGCTCTACGATAAAAGGTGTTGAAGTTTTTGAAAATGAAAATATAGAAAATATCGTTAAAATGGCCTTGGAAAGTATTACAAAACGCTTTATTGAGATGACTGAAAACAAATAAATATGTGAAAATAAGAAAATATTATGTGATTTACTTGATTAATATTTTTTCATATGTATAATTGAATACAACAATTAAAGATATTTAGAGGTTGCACTTAGAAATAGTAAAATATGGAGCTGGTAAGCGATGAAGTATTCGAAAGGTCAAAGTGCCGAATAGCAATTAAGACATTAGTTGACTATGGGGTTATAGGAAAAACTTATAACACTCCTACATTTTTATGTAGAGGCGCTAAATAATAAAAATTTAAACATTTTGATTATTTAAAGGCGTCTTGGATGCCTTTTTTTGTTAGAAAAAACAGAGGAGAAGAAAGATGAAGAAAATCTTATTAGTATTATCAGTTTTCGGTTTATTCGCATTAGCTGCTTGTTCATCATTAGCGCCTTATGACCTAGAAACTGAAACAGAATTAATTGTAGGAATGGAAGCAGCATATGCTCCATTCAACTGGATGGAAACAGAAGCAACTGAATATAACTATCCATTAGCAGGTTCAAATAACTATGTTGCAGGTTATGATGTTGAAGTTGCTAAGGCAATTGCTTCAGCATTAGGCAAAACATTAGTGATTAAAGCGATTGACTGGGATGGATTAATTGTTGCGTTAAAAGCTGGAGAAATTGATCTTATTATTGCAGGTATGAGTCCAACTGAGGAAAGAAAGAAACAAATTAGTTTTACTGAAGAATATTATCGTTCTGAAATTGTAATGGTGGTAAGTGCAAATGGAAATTACGCAAATGCAACTTCATTAGCTGATTTTAATGGTGCAAGAGTCGTTGCACAACAAGGAACAATTTATGATGATTTAATTGCATCACAAATTACTGGTGCTATTCACAACCAACCATTAGGTAACTACGGTGAATTAACATTATCTGTAACTAGTGGTGTTGCTGATGCATTCATCGCAGAATACCCAGTTGCTCAATCTATTGTAACAACTGAAGGCAGATTAAAAATTATTGAATTAGAAAATGGCGGATTTGATATGGAAGAAGCTGACGTAGTTGTATCAATTGGTGCAAGAAAGCAAGATACTGATTTAGTTGAAGCTATCAATGAAGTTTTATCAAAAATAAGTCAAGATACAAGAAATGAATGGATGTTAACAGCTGTTACAAACAGCAATAATTAATTAGAAGAAGGTTTATAATGATTGAAATAATTCGTGAATATGGGACAGCCATATTAGCAAGTATTGGTATCACACTCTTATTAGCAGTGGTCGGAACCATTGGTGGTGCAATCGTAAGTTTAGTCTTAGTAGATATGCGCACACAAAAAGTTGATAAAAGACGTGACCATGTCTTTGTGAAAATAGTTAAAACAATAGCAAAATGGTTCTCTACAGCATATATTACTGTATTTAGAGGAACGCCAATGATTATCCAAGCATATGTTTTATTCTATGGATTAAGTCCTGTATTCAGATCTGAATTATGGACACCATTATTAGCAGGTTTAATTATTGTTACATTAAATACGGCTGCTTATATTGCAGAAGTTATCAGAGGTAATGTAAATAGTTTAGATATTGGACAAATGGAGGCTGCACGTTCATTAGGTTTCTCACGTCGTCAAGCATTAACTAAATTTATTTATCCTCAAGCAATTAAAAATGCATTACCATCAATAGGGAATGAATTTATTGTCAATTTAAAAGATACAGCAGTTTTAAGTGTTATTGGAGTGGCAGATTTATTCTTCACGACACGTCAAATTTTCGGTAAGACATATGATGTAATTAATACATTCATGCTAGCTGCAATCATTTACCTTATTATGACTAGTTTAACTTCACTATTAGTTAATCGTCTAGAAAAACGTGGTAAAGGAGTTAAACGAAATGCGTGAAATTTTAAAAATTGAAAACTTAAAAAAAAGTTTTGGTGAAAATACCATTCTAAAAGATATTAATTTAACCATTCATAGCGGAGAAGTTGTTACGATCATTGGGTCTTCTGGTTCAGGAAAAACAACTTTACTTCGATGCTTAAATTTATTAAATGAACCCGATAGTGGAAAAATTGTTTTCCATGGTAATGATTTAATGAATCCTAAAACTGATTTAGATGCGTTAAGAATGAAAATCGGAATGGTTTTCCAATCATTTAATTTATTTAACAATAAAAATGTATTAGAAAATTGTACAATCGCTCCTATTTCTTTATTGAAGATGAATAAAGAACAGGCTGAAGAAGTGGCGACTAAATACCTTAGAAAAGTTGGTATGGCTGATTTTATTCATGCTAAACCACAAACATTATCGGGTGGTCAAAAGCAAAGAGTTGCCATTGCAAGAGCTTTATGTATGAATCCAGATATTATGCTATTTGATGAACCAACATCAGCATTAGACCCTGAAATGGTTGGAGAAGTTTTAGCAGTTATGAAAGATTTAGCGAAAGAAGGCATGACAATGGTGATTGTGACACATGAAATGCAGTTTGCTAAAGAGGTTTCTAATCGAGTGATTTTTATGGACCAAGGTGTCATTCTTGAAGATAATCATCCAGATATTATCTTTAATCAACCAAAAGAAGAAAGAACTAAGGAATTCTTAAAACGCTCTTTAAATGAATAATTCATTTACCCTGATTTGTGTTATAATGTATGTAGTCTAATGATAGGAGATATTTATGAGTTATAAATCAAGTTTTAGTACAGAAGATATTGATAAATTATTCGAGGCGTTCTTAAAGATTAAAACTAAAGAAGAGTTTTATAGAGTCTTTGAAGATTTATGTACAATTAATGAAATAAATGACATGGCTTTACGTTTAAAAGTAGCCAACATGCTTAAAAACAAGATGTCATTTCAGGAAATTTCTAATGCAACTAAAGCTTCAACAGCGACGATATCTCGCGTATCAAAAGCACTTAACTATGGAGCTAAGGGTTACGACATTATTACCGACAAATAAGTAAAAAATTACAAA of the Acholeplasma hippikon genome contains:
- a CDS encoding amino acid ABC transporter ATP-binding protein, which produces MREILKIENLKKSFGENTILKDINLTIHSGEVVTIIGSSGSGKTTLLRCLNLLNEPDSGKIVFHGNDLMNPKTDLDALRMKIGMVFQSFNLFNNKNVLENCTIAPISLLKMNKEQAEEVATKYLRKVGMADFIHAKPQTLSGGQKQRVAIARALCMNPDIMLFDEPTSALDPEMVGEVLAVMKDLAKEGMTMVIVTHEMQFAKEVSNRVIFMDQGVILEDNHPDIIFNQPKEERTKEFLKRSLNE
- a CDS encoding YerC/YecD family TrpR-related protein, which produces MSYKSSFSTEDIDKLFEAFLKIKTKEEFYRVFEDLCTINEINDMALRLKVANMLKNKMSFQEISNATKASTATISRVSKALNYGAKGYDIITDK
- the proC gene encoding pyrroline-5-carboxylate reductase translates to MQKKIGFIGCGNMGEAILNGLLNHNHIHAEQIYLHTFRYERMMELKDKYHVNITKSNGDVVKESDYIILAVKPNLYESILNEVNGFLTENKVIISITPSFTISELIGLMKGKAKVIRTIPNTSSFYNLGFTGIVYEENENQAFKEEMNTFFNLIGKSIEITEDKIAVLSSLSGSSPALIYLFTNAFVNYAKENQFTENEAKLIISQVLLGASKMIELSNINLKTLAENVCSPNGSTIKGVEVFENENIENIVKMALESITKRFIEMTENK
- a CDS encoding transporter substrate-binding domain-containing protein, with amino-acid sequence MKKILLVLSVFGLFALAACSSLAPYDLETETELIVGMEAAYAPFNWMETEATEYNYPLAGSNNYVAGYDVEVAKAIASALGKTLVIKAIDWDGLIVALKAGEIDLIIAGMSPTEERKKQISFTEEYYRSEIVMVVSANGNYANATSLADFNGARVVAQQGTIYDDLIASQITGAIHNQPLGNYGELTLSVTSGVADAFIAEYPVAQSIVTTEGRLKIIELENGGFDMEEADVVVSIGARKQDTDLVEAINEVLSKISQDTRNEWMLTAVTNSNN
- a CDS encoding amino acid ABC transporter permease — translated: MIEIIREYGTAILASIGITLLLAVVGTIGGAIVSLVLVDMRTQKVDKRRDHVFVKIVKTIAKWFSTAYITVFRGTPMIIQAYVLFYGLSPVFRSELWTPLLAGLIIVTLNTAAYIAEVIRGNVNSLDIGQMEAARSLGFSRRQALTKFIYPQAIKNALPSIGNEFIVNLKDTAVLSVIGVADLFFTTRQIFGKTYDVINTFMLAAIIYLIMTSLTSLLVNRLEKRGKGVKRNA
- a CDS encoding BMP family lipoprotein, producing MKKIITLSVTMFLVALMAACKTKTYEIAMITVYDSIQDGSFNQATWEGIQEYAVKNNVSHQYYQPLTNSEEDYLAAINRAVNAGAKIIITPGLYSGFETKYPHVKFVILDGLESYNKESDLKVAKNALTIYFNEHESGFLAGYAAVKDGFRNLGFIGGVALPTVKKFGIGFVAGAYYASYELNESIIFDPNHYNYLENFSASDKVVTLAESYYDAGVEIIHAAAGAASHSVIKAAENKNAWVIGVDIDQSRESSRVLTSAIKGIGAATYQALVAFYENNLSDGEVWHLGADDFAVSIPFESSRFTDFNFDDYTELYQKIIKQKIHVPSTKEELTTFLFECRRFNEALIERV